Proteins from a genomic interval of Corynebacterium deserti GIMN1.010:
- a CDS encoding Ppx/GppA phosphatase family protein, whose protein sequence is MTRYAAVDCGTNSIRLLITEVSDEGFKEVVRENTIVRLGQGVDATGRLDPEAIERTRIALEHYVELMEANEVETVRMVATSATRDASNKDEFFAMTRQLLSRIRPGYQAEVITGDEEALLAFRGAIVDLPKDQGPFCVIDLGGGSTEFIVGTYDGEILGSHSAQMGCVRLTERIMRSDPPTETEVEIARDYVAERIEDVKKIVPISKAKTFVGCAGTFTTISAWVQGLEFYDRNAIHLSALNFDALRVITDEIISESSTQRASNPVVDPGRADVIGGGSVVVQAAIELASDEAGVDYIIISEKDILDGLILGLVEEQATGE, encoded by the coding sequence TCCGCGAAAACACCATCGTGCGCCTGGGCCAAGGTGTGGATGCTACTGGTCGTCTTGATCCAGAAGCCATCGAGCGCACTCGCATTGCTTTGGAACACTACGTTGAACTGATGGAAGCCAACGAGGTGGAGACTGTCCGCATGGTGGCAACATCTGCCACGCGAGATGCTTCCAACAAGGACGAATTCTTTGCAATGACCCGCCAGTTGCTGTCCCGGATTCGTCCTGGCTACCAAGCTGAGGTCATCACTGGCGATGAGGAAGCACTGCTAGCTTTCCGCGGGGCGATCGTGGATCTTCCAAAAGATCAGGGTCCTTTTTGCGTCATTGACTTAGGCGGTGGGTCCACCGAATTCATCGTCGGCACCTACGATGGTGAGATCCTTGGTTCCCACTCCGCGCAGATGGGTTGTGTCCGCCTGACGGAGCGCATTATGCGCAGCGATCCACCCACCGAAACTGAAGTGGAAATCGCTCGAGACTATGTTGCCGAACGCATTGAAGACGTCAAAAAGATCGTGCCTATTTCCAAGGCAAAGACCTTCGTTGGTTGCGCTGGTACTTTCACCACCATTTCGGCGTGGGTGCAGGGTCTGGAGTTCTATGATCGCAATGCCATTCATCTATCAGCGCTCAACTTTGATGCGTTGCGTGTGATCACCGATGAGATTATCTCAGAGTCTTCAACTCAACGCGCAAGCAATCCAGTTGTTGATCCCGGTCGTGCGGACGTTATCGGTGGTGGCTCTGTAGTTGTTCAGGCAGCGATCGAGCTCGCATCGGATGAAGCAGGCGTGGACTACATCATCATCTCGGAGAAGGACATTCTCGACGGCCTCATCCTTGGCCTCGTTGAGGAGCAGGCCACTGGCGAATAA
- a CDS encoding AraC family transcriptional regulator — MSSASLLWCQSGVATVTLGQRVFTLVAGDLLFAPEDFMLSDSVSEEVSGASGLVLEICFNTMNISGTARRIHLGYAWNDRLTFEYSRSLFGEDTLSSEIARLFTDRVSSPPLPAPRKARSVAQVLVSNPADQTSLEEFAEAQGVSARTLQRQFLKSTGYSFSEWRAAQRVCVAASLLAHDFSISVVANLVGFAATSSLTRAFRRHTGATPSSFTTGQIGMGAAGYPPRTPASTTFAQASQDQQLWIYSGTATVTTPGYCRFLGQGDMVTIPAGTQTRIDVAAGSIAFPVPVGLDEWGMDLSRVEAVHKQQTAPLTVLEQSEWATLSDELLNTPVPVNL, encoded by the coding sequence ATGAGTTCTGCGAGTTTGTTGTGGTGCCAGTCTGGAGTGGCAACAGTAACGCTTGGACAACGGGTTTTTACCCTTGTTGCAGGTGACCTACTGTTCGCACCAGAGGACTTCATGCTCAGCGACTCCGTTTCAGAGGAAGTTTCAGGTGCCTCTGGGCTTGTCCTCGAAATCTGCTTTAACACCATGAACATCTCAGGTACCGCACGACGCATTCATCTGGGTTACGCGTGGAATGACCGCTTGACCTTTGAATACAGCCGTTCCCTCTTCGGTGAGGACACGCTGTCGTCTGAGATCGCACGCTTGTTCACTGATCGTGTTTCGTCGCCTCCGCTGCCAGCTCCTCGTAAGGCCCGCTCAGTCGCGCAAGTTCTCGTGTCTAACCCTGCAGATCAAACAAGCCTGGAAGAATTCGCTGAGGCTCAGGGTGTTTCTGCGCGCACGCTGCAGCGTCAATTCCTCAAGTCCACCGGTTACTCGTTCAGCGAGTGGCGTGCCGCGCAGCGCGTGTGCGTCGCGGCCAGCTTGCTGGCCCACGACTTTAGCATTTCAGTGGTTGCGAACCTCGTTGGCTTCGCCGCCACCAGCAGCTTGACCAGAGCTTTTCGACGCCACACTGGTGCGACCCCATCCAGCTTCACCACTGGGCAAATAGGTATGGGGGCAGCAGGGTACCCACCTCGCACCCCAGCATCGACCACCTTTGCTCAGGCCTCCCAAGACCAGCAATTATGGATCTACAGTGGAACGGCCACAGTCACGACTCCTGGTTACTGCCGATTCTTAGGCCAAGGCGATATGGTGACGATCCCAGCTGGCACCCAAACCCGAATCGATGTTGCTGCCGGCTCCATCGCCTTCCCCGTACCCGTGGGTCTTGATGAATGGGGCATGGATCTCTCTCGCGTCGAAGCCGTGCACAAGCAGCAGACTGCACCGCTGACTGTCTTGGAACAATCCGAATGGGCAACTCTCAGCGACGAACTCCTAAACACCCCAGTACCAGTGAATTTATAG
- a CDS encoding Bax inhibitor-1/YccA family protein: MRSSNPVFSSLTETQRPQGQNPYGGYDNFGGVYQQNATPVRAERPMTVDDVITKTGITLAVIVVFALVTFGTWVVSPGLGMILTIVGAIGGFITVLVSTFGKKYGSAATTLIYAAFEGLFVGGISLLLSGWTVGNADAGGLIGQAVLGTIGVFIGMLFVYKTGAIKVTPKFNRILTSMMVGVLVLVLGNLVWALFTGGASPLRDGGMIAIIFSLFCIGLAAFSFLSDFDAADQLVRQGAPAKMAWGVALGLAVTLVWLYTEILRLLSYFQNR; the protein is encoded by the coding sequence TTGCGAAGCAGCAATCCCGTTTTTAGTTCCCTTACGGAAACCCAACGTCCACAAGGCCAGAACCCATACGGTGGTTACGACAACTTCGGTGGTGTCTACCAGCAAAATGCCACCCCAGTCCGGGCCGAACGCCCAATGACCGTAGATGACGTGATCACCAAAACCGGTATCACCCTCGCGGTCATTGTTGTTTTCGCTTTGGTTACCTTCGGTACTTGGGTTGTCAGCCCAGGTCTAGGCATGATCTTGACCATCGTTGGTGCAATTGGTGGTTTCATTACCGTCCTGGTCAGCACCTTCGGTAAGAAGTACGGTTCCGCAGCAACCACCCTCATCTACGCTGCATTCGAAGGCCTCTTCGTCGGTGGTATCTCCTTGCTGCTGTCTGGCTGGACCGTCGGTAACGCAGACGCTGGTGGCCTCATCGGCCAGGCAGTCCTTGGCACCATCGGTGTGTTCATCGGCATGCTTTTTGTTTACAAGACCGGTGCTATCAAGGTCACCCCTAAGTTCAACCGAATCCTCACCTCCATGATGGTCGGTGTGCTGGTTCTGGTGCTAGGTAACCTTGTCTGGGCACTGTTTACCGGTGGCGCCAGCCCACTGCGTGACGGCGGCATGATCGCGATCATCTTCTCCCTGTTCTGCATCGGCTTGGCAGCATTTAGCTTCCTCAGCGACTTCGATGCAGCCGATCAGCTTGTTCGCCAGGGCGCTCCAGCGAAGATGGCATGGGGCGTTGCCCTCGGCCTAGCTGTCACCTTGGTCTGGCTCTACACCGAGATCCTGCGTCTGCTCAGCTACTTCCAAAATAGGTAG
- the greA gene encoding transcription elongation factor GreA: protein MATADKQYITPETKAKLEEELNALIAHRPAVAAEINERREEGDLKENAGYDAAREMQDQEEARIKQISELLANSTTEREGIIEGVAHVGSVVHVYYDGDESDKETFLIGTRAAASENPDLETYSEQSPLGAAILGAQEGETRQYTAPNGSVISVTVVSAEPYNSEKAATPRSNG from the coding sequence ATGGCAACTGCAGACAAGCAGTACATCACTCCAGAAACCAAGGCAAAGCTAGAAGAAGAGCTCAACGCCCTTATCGCACACCGCCCAGCTGTCGCAGCGGAAATCAACGAACGCCGCGAAGAGGGCGACCTCAAGGAAAACGCTGGCTACGATGCTGCTCGTGAAATGCAGGACCAGGAAGAAGCCCGCATCAAGCAGATCTCTGAGCTGCTGGCTAACTCCACCACCGAGCGCGAAGGCATCATCGAAGGTGTCGCACACGTCGGTTCCGTGGTTCACGTGTACTACGACGGCGATGAGTCCGATAAGGAAACCTTCCTCATCGGTACCCGCGCGGCTGCTTCCGAGAACCCAGATCTGGAGACCTACTCCGAGCAGTCCCCACTGGGTGCTGCCATCTTGGGCGCGCAGGAAGGCGAAACCCGCCAGTACACCGCACCAAACGGTTCCGTCATTTCCGTCACCGTCGTCTCCGCTGAGCCTTACAACTCTGAGAAGGCCGCAACTCCTCGCAGCAACGGCTAG
- a CDS encoding DUF4307 domain-containing protein, with protein sequence MAFEEDVENVIMSSNSNSPSNASGSSNIPGQASPQQSARPAGRYNARRPEASAGRNISGKIIAIVGVLLIIAIVIVGANFLKARDSQTVSGQMGAFERIDDDTFRFEVDVTRDDPSQVAYCIVTAKDYSHAEVGRREVLVEPSEHSTVRISTLIPTRDIAVSGGVYGCSTKIPSHMNL encoded by the coding sequence TTGGCCTTTGAAGAGGATGTAGAAAACGTCATCATGAGCTCCAATTCCAACTCTCCATCCAACGCTTCAGGTTCTTCAAATATTCCGGGCCAGGCTTCTCCTCAACAATCGGCTCGCCCAGCGGGTCGCTACAATGCTCGTCGCCCAGAAGCGTCTGCTGGTCGTAACATCAGCGGCAAGATCATCGCAATCGTGGGTGTCTTGCTCATCATCGCCATCGTCATTGTGGGCGCAAACTTCTTGAAAGCCCGAGATTCCCAAACGGTGTCCGGCCAAATGGGCGCATTCGAACGCATTGATGATGACACGTTCCGTTTTGAAGTTGACGTCACCCGCGATGACCCTAGCCAGGTTGCGTACTGCATCGTCACGGCAAAGGACTACTCTCACGCCGAGGTGGGCCGCCGTGAAGTGCTGGTTGAGCCAAGCGAGCATTCCACCGTGCGTATCTCAACGCTTATCCCAACGCGTGACATCGCAGTCTCCGGCGGAGTCTATGGTTGTTCCACCAAGATTCCATCGCACATGAACTTGTAA
- the mca gene encoding mycothiol conjugate amidase Mca, with protein sequence MSGLRLMAIHAHPDDESSKGAATMARYAAEGNRVMVVTCTGGERGDILNPAMDKPGVLDNISTIRQEEMAKAMEILGTEHRWLGYVDSGLPQGDPLPPLPEGCFALEDSEKVARDLVQVIREFRPHAIITYDENGGYPHPDHLKVHEVSMLAWDKAGDAEYAPELGEAWAPLKLYYTHGFIRQRMQMFHDLLIEQGKPSPYTPMLERWRANQADIMARVTTQVPCERFFDKRDDALRAHATQIDPAGAFFGTPVEVQRRLWPTEEFELAKTRVKTSIPEDDLFAGITPDAE encoded by the coding sequence GTGAGTGGTCTACGCCTGATGGCGATCCACGCCCACCCTGACGATGAGTCAAGTAAAGGCGCTGCAACCATGGCTCGCTACGCCGCCGAAGGCAACCGAGTCATGGTGGTGACGTGCACTGGTGGTGAGCGTGGTGACATTCTCAACCCAGCGATGGACAAGCCTGGGGTGTTGGACAATATTTCCACCATCCGCCAAGAGGAAATGGCTAAAGCCATGGAGATCCTCGGTACTGAGCATCGGTGGTTGGGCTATGTGGACTCCGGATTGCCTCAGGGGGATCCATTGCCACCGCTGCCAGAAGGCTGCTTTGCTTTAGAAGACTCTGAGAAAGTCGCCCGTGATCTGGTTCAGGTGATCCGTGAGTTTCGTCCACACGCGATCATTACCTATGACGAAAACGGTGGATACCCACACCCAGACCACCTCAAAGTTCATGAGGTCTCCATGCTGGCATGGGATAAGGCTGGCGACGCCGAATACGCACCTGAGCTAGGGGAGGCATGGGCGCCTCTGAAACTGTATTACACTCACGGCTTTATCCGTCAGCGTATGCAGATGTTCCACGACCTGCTTATCGAACAAGGTAAGCCCAGCCCATACACCCCGATGCTGGAACGCTGGCGTGCCAACCAAGCAGACATCATGGCTCGTGTGACCACGCAGGTTCCATGTGAGCGCTTTTTTGATAAGCGTGACGATGCCTTGCGTGCACACGCAACCCAGATTGATCCAGCGGGCGCTTTCTTTGGTACCCCAGTCGAGGTTCAGCGTCGTTTGTGGCCAACGGAAGAGTTTGAATTGGCCAAGACGCGCGTGAAAACGTCCATTCCGGAGGATGACTTGTTTGCCGGAATTACTCCCGATGCAGAATAA